In Romboutsia lituseburensis, a genomic segment contains:
- a CDS encoding VWA-like domain-containing protein — MENYFEKQTKYLYDKANDVINSYDMLKANRAGEKLEIDVPQDFKDEFFHFVDKVNLSLMEEKDNFFGYFLFQMARDIRFDISSPTAISFKEAKYIIYFNPIIFLNLNIRQMESTIKHEILHVVSMHLVRSKEIKGRYSTLAINMAMDIVVNKYLNNLPPYATTLEQVNLDYSLKLEPYETFEYYVEKIQTELDLMEPDDEGVEDDSNNNGDIETEYSPEKTHDIWEDYNEIDESTLKEFTEKFIDSAHKGSIPSYLDKLISQLKNSKGELPWNLYLKRLMGTIESNKKKTITRRNRRQPNRLDLRGELRGHKAQIAVAIDISGSISDEEFKQAIKEVLSIVKNYNQEITIIECDNEIRRVYKVRSVKDVKDRINIRGATKFEPVFEYANNKKFNLLVYFTDGKGETNLKVKPKGYKILWVISGRGDKLSLNEPYGAVKKLSKVEVKEETIDMSDVRDDGYSMNNQAPIF; from the coding sequence ATGGAAAATTATTTTGAAAAACAAACAAAATATCTTTATGATAAAGCAAATGATGTTATAAATTCATATGATATGTTAAAAGCAAATCGAGCTGGCGAAAAACTTGAAATAGATGTACCACAAGATTTTAAAGATGAATTTTTTCACTTTGTAGATAAAGTTAATTTAAGCCTTATGGAAGAAAAAGATAATTTTTTTGGATATTTTTTATTTCAAATGGCAAGAGATATAAGATTTGATATAAGCAGCCCAACGGCTATAAGCTTTAAAGAAGCAAAGTATATTATATATTTTAATCCTATAATTTTTTTAAATCTTAATATCAGGCAAATGGAAAGTACAATTAAACATGAAATTTTACATGTAGTTTCGATGCATCTAGTAAGATCAAAAGAAATAAAAGGCAGATATAGTACCTTAGCAATTAATATGGCTATGGATATAGTAGTAAATAAATATTTAAATAATTTGCCACCATATGCAACTACATTAGAACAAGTAAATCTTGATTACTCTTTAAAGTTAGAGCCATATGAAACTTTTGAATATTATGTAGAAAAAATTCAAACAGAATTAGATTTAATGGAACCAGATGATGAAGGAGTAGAGGATGATAGTAATAACAATGGAGATATAGAGACGGAGTATAGCCCAGAAAAAACGCATGATATATGGGAAGATTACAATGAAATAGATGAGAGTACTCTTAAAGAATTTACAGAAAAATTTATTGATAGTGCCCACAAGGGGAGTATTCCATCTTATTTAGATAAATTAATATCACAACTTAAAAATAGTAAGGGAGAATTGCCTTGGAACTTGTATCTAAAAAGGCTAATGGGAACTATTGAAAGTAACAAAAAAAAGACTATAACAAGAAGAAATAGAAGACAGCCGAATAGACTAGATTTAAGAGGAGAACTTAGAGGTCATAAAGCACAAATAGCAGTTGCTATTGATATAAGTGGAAGTATTAGTGATGAAGAATTTAAACAAGCAATTAAGGAAGTACTTAGTATAGTTAAAAACTACAATCAAGAGATTACGATTATAGAATGTGATAATGAAATTAGACGCGTATATAAAGTAAGGTCAGTAAAAGATGTGAAAGATAGAATCAACATAAGAGGAGCAACTAAATTTGAACCTGTTTTTGAATATGCTAATAATAAAAAATTTAACTTATTGGTGTATTTTACAGATGGTAAAGGAGAGACAAATTTAAAAGTAAAGCCTAAAGGGTATAAAATTTTATGGGTGATTTCTGGAAGAGGAGATAAGCTTTCATTAAATGAGCCTTATGGAGCAGTTAAAAAACTTAGTAAAGTTGAAGTAAAAGAAGAAACAATAGACATGAGTGATGTTAGAGATGATGGATACTCAATGAACAATCAAGCCCCAATATTTTAA
- a CDS encoding bifunctional transcriptional activator/DNA repair enzyme AdaA, producing MNSYKNILNHINIMTSEEKWKRIIENDIDSDGKFFYAVKTTKIFCRPSCKSKTPLRVNVTFFDTKNQAIAAGYRPCKRCRPDLSQFNPSEDLVYKTKNLIDIYFRNSDELEREIQDLGINRNHLNKLFLIYYGKTITQYLRFVRVEKSKLMLLEGSKIIESVFECGFGSVSSFYSSFKKETGYSPKLFIKIMQNNK from the coding sequence ATGAACAGCTACAAGAATATATTGAATCACATTAATATCATGACATCTGAAGAAAAATGGAAACGTATTATCGAAAATGATATAGATAGTGATGGTAAGTTCTTTTATGCAGTAAAAACAACAAAAATTTTCTGTAGACCATCATGCAAATCAAAAACTCCATTAAGAGTTAATGTAACCTTTTTTGATACAAAAAATCAAGCTATAGCTGCCGGTTATAGACCTTGTAAAAGATGTCGTCCTGATCTTTCGCAATTTAATCCATCTGAGGATTTAGTATATAAAACAAAAAATTTAATAGATATATATTTTAGAAATTCGGATGAGCTTGAAAGAGAAATACAAGACCTCGGTATTAATAGAAATCATCTAAATAAGCTCTTCTTAATTTATTATGGAAAAACAATAACTCAATATTTACGTTTTGTTAGAGTTGAAAAATCCAAGCTTATGTTACTTGAAGGCTCAAAGATTATTGAAAGTGTATTTGAATGCGGGTTTGGAAGTGTATCATCTTTTTATTCAAGCTTTAAGAAAGAAACCGGATATTCCCCAAAGTTATTTATAAAAATTATGCAAAACAATAAATAA
- a CDS encoding (Fe-S)-binding protein: protein MKKVYFNPGCALSIYKPDMENRILKFLNENYGEVKLHKICCQHDPQLEPESLIINVCAGCDRRFRSLYEGISTISIWEIIDSLDGFNYPDYKGLKVSVQDACPIREKSGVHKAVRSLLKKMNIEVIETEFYGSHSICCGDSLYPALPLETIHKKMNERANSMPCDDVCVYCVSCIKSMHIGGKNPRYLIDLLMNESTDPQIYDTVQWHEQLQEYIESH, encoded by the coding sequence ATGAAAAAAGTATATTTTAATCCAGGTTGTGCTCTAAGTATCTACAAACCTGATATGGAAAATCGTATCTTAAAATTTTTAAATGAAAACTATGGAGAAGTTAAACTTCATAAAATCTGCTGTCAACATGATCCTCAGCTTGAACCAGAATCATTAATTATAAATGTATGTGCTGGATGTGATAGACGCTTTAGAAGCTTATATGAAGGTATATCAACAATATCTATCTGGGAGATAATCGATAGTTTAGATGGATTTAATTATCCAGATTATAAAGGACTAAAAGTTTCTGTTCAAGATGCTTGTCCTATAAGAGAAAAATCAGGAGTTCACAAAGCTGTACGTAGTTTATTAAAAAAAATGAATATTGAAGTTATTGAGACTGAATTTTATGGATCACACTCAATATGTTGTGGAGATAGCCTTTATCCTGCACTTCCATTAGAAACCATCCATAAAAAAATGAATGAAAGAGCTAATTCTATGCCTTGTGATGATGTTTGTGTATATTGTGTTTCTTGTATAAAGTCAATGCACATTGGCGGTAAAAATCCTAGATATTTAATAGATCTTTTAATGAATGAATCAACTGATCCTCAGATATACGACACTGTTCAATGGCATGAACAGCTACAAGAATATATTGAATCACATTAA